In the Perca flavescens isolate YP-PL-M2 chromosome 20, PFLA_1.0, whole genome shotgun sequence genome, one interval contains:
- the drc2 gene encoding dynein regulatory complex subunit 2 isoform X2 — translation MPKKRGGSKGGAKTEEEKLLLLQQRAQAEEEMAKKREEILTLFLKDKLQKEQKNTAVNLLKLNEGWRSILRQTRAAELRRDIAVLSQTFERQLDGLDSVVKNLERDLQEAERQSAHVRRVHLQQLELLRAQQDQRLVFVQQQWEDGLQQLGARFGLERKQISSHCRQQRADLADAKFTVEQQHKAVMNEIHRLYSEGIAAYESAHEDRKAALLLENKGTLREKLLQNQEAEQLCSAETQQLSLLLFRTQDLVEKTNADMRKVKTLQDTVISLRETLTSSQTENSSLETNLSAGRNQVNTKTHELRDQLGQAHAAARKQLTQLTVQSDIAAKKLQALIAKGQKVLRVAEMCHKLESEQREVLSSLFWSEELQRAETEMQSETEEPVKDMWELQQVTRLINGAVLQRADLKKQREDLSRENQQLRDLLRQHLDAMTVSGADAGEHHALLAVCRAPTTTAQPNADRRHTVIEAAHAVKHAL, via the exons ATGccaaagaaaagaggaggaagtAAAGGAGGAGCGAAGACGGAGGAGGAGAAGCTGCTGCTCCTGCAGCAGAGAgctcaggctgaggaggagatggccaagaagagagaggagatcCTCACTCTATTTctcaag GACAAGCTGCAGAAGGAGCAGAAGAACACCGCAGTGAACCTGCTGAAGCTGAACGAAGGCTGGCGCTCCATCCTGCGCCAGACTCGAGCCGCCGAGCTGCGCCGGGACATCGCGGTGCTCAGCCAGACGTTTGAGAGGCAGCTGGACGGCCTGGACAGCGTCGTCAAG AATCTGGAGCGCGACCTGCAGGAGGCGGAGCGCCAGTCGGCCCACGTGAGGCGTGTCCACCTGCAGCAGCTGGAGCTTCTGCGGGCGCAGCAGGACCAGCGGCTGGTGTTTGTGCAGCAGCAGTGGGAGGACGGCCTGCAGCAGCTGGGAGCCAGGTTCGGCCTCGAGAG gaAGCAGATCTCGTCCCACTGCCGGCAGCAGCGAGCCGATCTGGCGGACGCAAAGTTCACCGTGGAGCAGCAACACAAAGCCGTGATGAACGAGATCCACAGACTGTACAGTGAAGGCATCGCGGCGTACGAGAGCGCTCACGAAGACAGG AAAGCGGcgctgctgctggagaacaaGGGCACGCTGAGGGAGAAGCTGCTGCAGAACCAGGAGGCCGAGCAGCTGTGCAGTGCCGAGACTCAGCAGCTGTCCCTCCTGCTCTTCAGAACGCAGGATCTGGTGGAGAAAACCAACGCAGACATGAGGAAGGTCAAGACGCTGCAG GACACGGTCATCAGTCTGCGGGAGACGCTGACCTCCAGTCAGACGGAGAACTCGTCGCTGGAAACCAACCTGTCGGCCGGCAGGAACCAGGTGAACACCAAGACTCACGAGCTCCGCGACCAGCTGGGTCAGGCGCACGCCGCCGCCAGGAAACAGCTGACCCAGCTCACCGTCCAGAGCGACATCGCCGCCAAGAAGCTGCAGGCGCTCATCGCCAAG GGTCAGAAGGTTTTACGAGTGGCTGAAATGTGTCATAAGCTGGAGAGCGAGCAGAGGGAAGTGTTGTCGTCATTATTCTGGTCAGAGGAGCTCCAGAGAGCCGAAACGGAGATGCAGTCGGAGACAGAGGAACCAGTGAAG gacATGTGGGAGCTACAGCAGGTGACTCGGCTCATCAACGGTGCCGTGCTGCAGCGAGCGGATCTGAAGAAGCAGCGAGAGGATCTGAGCCGAGAGAACCAGCAGCTGAGGGATCTGCTGCGTCAGCACCTGGACGCCATGACCGTCAGCGGCGCCGACGCCGGCGAGCACCACGCCTTGCTCGCCGTGTGCCGGGCGCCGACCACCACCGCCCAGCCCAACGCCGACAGACGGCACACCGTCATCGAGGCGGCGCACGCCGTCAAACATGCACtgtga
- the drc2 gene encoding dynein regulatory complex subunit 2 isoform X1, with the protein MERCCAVWYQSSGVRKRRGGIMPKKRGGSKGGAKTEEEKLLLLQQRAQAEEEMAKKREEILTLFLKDKLQKEQKNTAVNLLKLNEGWRSILRQTRAAELRRDIAVLSQTFERQLDGLDSVVKNLERDLQEAERQSAHVRRVHLQQLELLRAQQDQRLVFVQQQWEDGLQQLGARFGLERKQISSHCRQQRADLADAKFTVEQQHKAVMNEIHRLYSEGIAAYESAHEDRKAALLLENKGTLREKLLQNQEAEQLCSAETQQLSLLLFRTQDLVEKTNADMRKVKTLQDTVISLRETLTSSQTENSSLETNLSAGRNQVNTKTHELRDQLGQAHAAARKQLTQLTVQSDIAAKKLQALIAKGQKVLRVAEMCHKLESEQREVLSSLFWSEELQRAETEMQSETEEPVKDMWELQQVTRLINGAVLQRADLKKQREDLSRENQQLRDLLRQHLDAMTVSGADAGEHHALLAVCRAPTTTAQPNADRRHTVIEAAHAVKHAL; encoded by the exons GTGTTGTGCAGTCTGGTATCAAAGCAGTGGAgtaagaaagagaagagggggaATCATGccaaagaaaagaggaggaagtAAAGGAGGAGCGAAGACGGAGGAGGAGAAGCTGCTGCTCCTGCAGCAGAGAgctcaggctgaggaggagatggccaagaagagagaggagatcCTCACTCTATTTctcaag GACAAGCTGCAGAAGGAGCAGAAGAACACCGCAGTGAACCTGCTGAAGCTGAACGAAGGCTGGCGCTCCATCCTGCGCCAGACTCGAGCCGCCGAGCTGCGCCGGGACATCGCGGTGCTCAGCCAGACGTTTGAGAGGCAGCTGGACGGCCTGGACAGCGTCGTCAAG AATCTGGAGCGCGACCTGCAGGAGGCGGAGCGCCAGTCGGCCCACGTGAGGCGTGTCCACCTGCAGCAGCTGGAGCTTCTGCGGGCGCAGCAGGACCAGCGGCTGGTGTTTGTGCAGCAGCAGTGGGAGGACGGCCTGCAGCAGCTGGGAGCCAGGTTCGGCCTCGAGAG gaAGCAGATCTCGTCCCACTGCCGGCAGCAGCGAGCCGATCTGGCGGACGCAAAGTTCACCGTGGAGCAGCAACACAAAGCCGTGATGAACGAGATCCACAGACTGTACAGTGAAGGCATCGCGGCGTACGAGAGCGCTCACGAAGACAGG AAAGCGGcgctgctgctggagaacaaGGGCACGCTGAGGGAGAAGCTGCTGCAGAACCAGGAGGCCGAGCAGCTGTGCAGTGCCGAGACTCAGCAGCTGTCCCTCCTGCTCTTCAGAACGCAGGATCTGGTGGAGAAAACCAACGCAGACATGAGGAAGGTCAAGACGCTGCAG GACACGGTCATCAGTCTGCGGGAGACGCTGACCTCCAGTCAGACGGAGAACTCGTCGCTGGAAACCAACCTGTCGGCCGGCAGGAACCAGGTGAACACCAAGACTCACGAGCTCCGCGACCAGCTGGGTCAGGCGCACGCCGCCGCCAGGAAACAGCTGACCCAGCTCACCGTCCAGAGCGACATCGCCGCCAAGAAGCTGCAGGCGCTCATCGCCAAG GGTCAGAAGGTTTTACGAGTGGCTGAAATGTGTCATAAGCTGGAGAGCGAGCAGAGGGAAGTGTTGTCGTCATTATTCTGGTCAGAGGAGCTCCAGAGAGCCGAAACGGAGATGCAGTCGGAGACAGAGGAACCAGTGAAG gacATGTGGGAGCTACAGCAGGTGACTCGGCTCATCAACGGTGCCGTGCTGCAGCGAGCGGATCTGAAGAAGCAGCGAGAGGATCTGAGCCGAGAGAACCAGCAGCTGAGGGATCTGCTGCGTCAGCACCTGGACGCCATGACCGTCAGCGGCGCCGACGCCGGCGAGCACCACGCCTTGCTCGCCGTGTGCCGGGCGCCGACCACCACCGCCCAGCCCAACGCCGACAGACGGCACACCGTCATCGAGGCGGCGCACGCCGTCAAACATGCACtgtga